One Scophthalmus maximus strain ysfricsl-2021 chromosome 7, ASM2237912v1, whole genome shotgun sequence genomic window, gaattgtttttccctgatagccaaggcttcaaagaacgagggaaaaatcttcatcattgttctttggtgtgtcattataatgaatgtctgtgagatttcATTTCCGtttggttttttcttttgtcttttcatcaacaggattctttttctcctttctcagttcagctgttccaccatctgccatgCCATGTAGTTCCTTTGTGCCATAAATCCACTGGTCATTTTTTTCGACGAAACTGCTTCCCGGTGGCCAAAAGAACAACATGGTGAAAGCCAAACACCAAatggtgtcatttttctgtcaccatTACAAGCTTAAGCTGTTTCTGTGGGTAATGTGACAGTGCTCAGCTTTTCTGTGGCTGCTGAGTGTTCGGGGACTCTGGTGGAGATTGGTTTTTCTGATGTTGCTGAGGTACTGGGCTCTTCTGTGGCTATTCAATGGATTTGTCTATGGTTGATGTAGCTATAATAAGGTCCTGTTGATGGTGCTGTTGTAACCAGTGTAATTAACGTCAGGGGTTGATGCGGTTGGCCTTTGAATATCAATGTCAACGATGAGTGTCTGTTGGGTTGTATGTTACTTTTTTGATTAAGTCCTTTCACAGGTAGGCTATACCTTTGTAATGTTTAGCTCTTCATTCTCCAGATATATACtgcaaacatttaaacatttcagggacacatttagaaaaaaactttatttgcaCTCAATTTGATGAACTGTGAACAAAAGAAACCAACGTGTAATGTACCTAGTCAACCACGTTGAGGCAGTGATGTGTGCATTGCCTAAGTAAAAGGCCAAACCCAgagcccttgagagagagagtagcgacatctccgttcactccaaaggacctggggtttttttcagcaatggcggatcatggagtctctcaatagttcccagaagtgagcagcagcagcatggatcaatggaccgtctgtgttgcacttatgaagggtaagacgtttaaataatccgattgtatattatcagcacatctgaatcaaatctaaatgcgcATTAAATtatgttagtggattatgatttatgatttatatatgatttaagaaaacgtattgactaGCTACACAGAGTAACTACACAGGCATGTCGTTCTGCTTcattgtaaatcgatacatttataGCCTACTAATTACCGAAAATCGCGTTTCTGccgctctgaataatggattcgaattgcgcgccaagaacttccgggaactatcgaAAGTCTACATGAGacacgtgacgtgcaaacattttggacttccgtttTCACGACTCTCATTCAACGTTGCTGGCCAAACCTAATGGCCTCAATGCCAAGCCGATGTGTGCCGGAGATAAACCAAACTGGAAGCTTGTATTATTCCCACTTTAGAGGAATCATCGCCCAGATGATTTGTGTAACGTAGCAACGGTCCCGAGCAACGTCTGTGCAGCTGTTCAGCTGGGGGTTCTTCATACGACAGTGGGCGTGTTTTGGTTGGAACCACGTTAGGTGCCGACTGGACATCATTTGGCCTATTTACAATGTTAAATTTGATTCCactataacaaaaaaaaaaaccttgtgatTGAACTAAGAACACACAAAGCCCTTATATAGCCCTACATAATATCATGATGCAAACGTATTTCACAAGGTAGATCATTTATGCACATTTCCACAGTTCATTGGGATCCAGGTGCGGGCAGTGCGCACACAGGTGTGACGGTAGACATGTTGTGCCTTCGCCTCACCGTCATCCGGGTCCTCTTGGACATCAGAGAGGCCACCTGTGTGCCCGGACACTGGGAGAACACGACGGTCAACGTGCCCTGGATCTCTCCTCTGAACTGGCGGCCTATGAAGCAGCTGAACAGAGGGTTGACGCACGTGATGATGCTGCAGAAGCACATCTCCAGGGCAAAGGCGAGGTCCGGGGCTCGCCAGGAGGCGGGGTCGTCGGGGTAGACCGCCCGCATCACGATGGCCGCGTTGCGGCTCAAGTGGTAGGGCAAGTAGAACAAGGCGAAGAGGACCAGCGCTGCGCTCAGCACCCGGCGGAGCCGCCGCTGCCTGTTGTGAGGGTCGGGCCGGACGGGCCGGCGGCGCAGCTCTCGGACACTGCGCAGGCCGCAGTAACAGATGAACAGCAGCGGGAAGAGAAAGCCGAGCAGAGAACAGACTAAGGAGTAGGGGAGGCTCTCCCTCGTGTCACTCAGCAGGATGTACAGGGTGCACACAGTGCGGTTGCTCTCGGGGCAAGTCTGGATTAGAGTCATCCTGGCCACCGGTATGCTGAGGGCCAGGGCGGCCGCCCAGACGGCCACGCACAGCAGGCAAGTCTTCCTCCGGCCCAGCAGCACCAGGGAGCGCAGCGGGTGCACGATGGCCAGGTACCGGTCCACACTGACGCAGGTGACGAAGAAGATGCTGAGGTAGAAGTAGTTGTGGTAGAGCATCCTGACCGCTGTGCACAGCGGCAGCCCCATCCTCCAGTGCAGCCGGCCCAGGTGGTAGTGGACGAGGAGAGGCAGGGCCAGCAGCCAGGAGGTGTCCGCCAGGGTCAGGTTGAAGAGGAACACGGTGCTGCGCGTCCAGCGCCGCAGGCGGTGGAAGAAGACCCAGAGGGAGAGCAGGTTGAGGGGGAGCCCGAGGAGCAGCACCGCCAGGAAGAAGGACGGCATCACACTGAGCTGGACCACCGTGAAACCCCGATGTGTGTCCAGGTCACAGAAGGCTTCCTCTGGAGGCTGGACATCCATGGACACAGGGGTTCAGCTCATGTCGTGacacatgtacatatttttGTATCGTTTTCTTAACCTTAAGCCTCATTCAATCATAAACTAATTGATTGAGCTTTgctacacaaattaaaaacatgtagCTGCCCTCTACATACTATACTGTTCACATTACTACAAGCTCACAATCCTCAATTTGCCACAGAaagagttttttgttgtttaataaatctatttttgcctgaaaacatgtttaaaagCACTCTGACCCGTTACAGCCTACCTGAACCTCAGTGTTGTCCATGTCTTTGTCACAGTGGCTCGGTGCTGAGCCAAACGAAACAATCATGCCGACATATTTTGGTGTCAAGCACACCCACCAGTGTGAACAAACAGAGGAGTTATCAGTGTTTTTCATGCCATCTGTTAGTTAGTTGAACAGCAAGTTCCATGTCCTTTGCAAGGTCTACGGTATTTAGGATCCAAACATCAATAAACCATTTAAGATCAACAGGTACTTTATTTTGGAGAATTGTCTCTGTTACATAACACAATCGTAAATAggacaattacaaaaaatacataactaaataaatgaaaatacaaaatcataaCTTTGAGCATACAGTAAACTGGTTCacccttttcttttattataacAGTATGAAATAAACTATTATCAAGGCAAAACGAGGCAGGCATAAGAAGAAGTAAAAGGTTaattcaaagaaataaaacagagaacAAAGTTATTTGATTTATTAAGGCATCAACAGGCATAGCTTAGCAAGGCGCATGGCATGAAAAAGGCCAATAAGAACTCTCCAACATTGCTCTCAGCTTCAGTGGTCACATGTAAATATATCTCAAACTAACATTGGATTTGGTTGCCTGAGTTTGAAGGACAGCCAGTAAGCCATTCtactttaaattcaaaatacTTCAGTTGTCTCCATACTTATGTATATGCAGCctaataaacattaaatatatccagtatttaatttcaaaataaaaggcttcatctctctctctttctttgttggCATTTACCCTCATTATAAACCTCAAAATCAGAACAAGGAACTCAACGAGCAAAGACTATCGCACATTGCTGAATTAAAACACTGATTATGACCACATGTCAGGAGGACAGCAAATAGATTAACATGTTTATGTCTCTCGGTAGTGAGGTTTCATTAAGTGctttgtgcaaaaacaaaaacagacacagcgGAGGAAACCAGTAGCACAGGATTAGGCGACGGCTGATGTGCTTTGTGTAATGAAGCAAACATAGTTGAGTAGGTGGGGCAGGCTTTCATTAGCTCCAATGTGTTggtaaacagaaacacattaaaaaggGATCTCTTCAACCTCTCAGGGCTTTTTGCTTTCCATCTCCAGGGACATGGCTCACTGTCAACAGTCAAcagctgctgcggctgctgctgctcaacaaCTGGCCATTGCAGGACAAAATCGGCCCTTACTCACAGTAATAACAGCAGCTTTAtctttcttcataaaaaaactacttCACGTGTCAGGTTTTGTCCCGCAGCAACCACTGGGCTGTTATGAGATCGAAGCAAAAATAACCAGGCCGCTTAAAAGCCAGTGGGGTGAGGAAAATAATTTGGTAATTTGTATTACATCTGTGTAGTGACCACAATAATGTCAAATAAACAACACTCACATTTGTTACAGTagaaactaataaaaaaaataaaaaattaaacataagCTTACAATACACGACACTGGGACCCTTCATATCACcgtacatacaaacaaacacatttttaaacctgaAAAATTGTCTAGATCTCAGTTTCCAAATAATATTGTTGTTCTAATGGCAGCTAAATTATATCAGTGGTAAGTTTGTGACATCTTAAGGCATCCAGTCTTTGGTTACAATGGTGGTCATGAAATAAATAGCATTAAAACCACACTAAGTTATCTGGTTTAGACACAGTATAATATTTGAATTATCCTGATCACTATAATTATAACGTAGAGTGTAAAGTCATAAATACAAGACAGCATTCATATTCAATTGCATTATGTTTCAGCATGCATGGAGACTTGGTCTTTCACCTGTGTGCACTTCTACAATCAGCAGGATGGCTGTGAATTAAGGAAACCTCTAGCTCTTTCATAaaacgtgtctgtgtgtactgCACAAACAACGCAGGCACTGCAGCAAAGTGACGGTCAGGAACATAATCTACGTCACCATGTCATCCCATCGCGTCCGGCTGATTGACCAGCAGCGCGCTTTGCTAGAGACACTCTGACAGCACCTCATGTGTAGGTAAAGAGGGATAAATCATAGGCGCACAATTACAGTCACTGTTGCTATTTTGGCTGAGCTGGATCTTCAGCTTCTCCACTTCGTAGTTATGGAGATACTCCTGGACCAGGTAGCGCTCTCTCTTTACTCGAGCCCTCACGTCAGAGGGAACATCCGGGATCATCCAGGCTACAAAGAACTTGACCAAGAAGACAACATGCTGTGGAAGAACAGAGCATAATGTTAAGAAATACTTCAAAACTAAGTGGAAGAAATCCTGTGTAGACTCAGGATTTGTattataaatagaaaaaaacatgaaggaggagaggggttACTATGCAACAAACATTTGCAGCCCACGGTGAGAATCTGAGGCTGAGTTCAGTGATCAGCAAGTGTTGGTGGAAGCTCTGAGGCCTGGTTTTACCTCCATGATAATGATGAAAGCAAGCTTGGCAGCCAAAATATGCCAAAACTGCATGGTGTGGGAGTATTGCTTCTCATGGCCAGATGGGTAGCGGTAGTCACGATATCTAGGAAGAAAGACCAACGGAGCTTTGAGTTTCCTGCAGATTTTCATACTTATttgattcaagattcaagattgATTAATGTCATTCTTCAGTCACGCAGCAAAAGAGaatgatgtaatatttttttgtatatatacacacacactatgcatATATCACGTGGACTCGTCATTTCAAAGTGTGTAGGTACTTAATTGAAAGTGTGTATTTCTTCAGATTCCGTTGAATACTGATTAAACAGCAGGACACAATGCAGACAGGCATTATGCGTCAGTGtttaagtaaaaacaaaatggatatATGTTACCATTCATGTCAGTATGATAGACCCTCATGAGTCTTATTAACACAACACAGTGACCAGATTCATAATCAATCCGACCTGCAGGTAGTGATGGAGCTGTTGAACCAAGCAGGGTTCTCCCCTTCCTCGGGGCTGTTGGCCAGTGGAATCTCAGATATGTTGAACACAGACAGGCTGTTGTTTATGTAGCCTTTCATATTCATGTCACCCTCTGGGTGGTAGGCATACATGTACACGAGCCGAGGGATCATATCAGAGGTGAAGGCCACAATGAACGCCTGGAAAGCAGGGAAAGAATGGTCAGAGGAATAACTACAGGTAAAATTGGTAGATAACGTGCAGAGACACTGCGTAAAGAAGTAGCCCAGCACGTACATTGGTGACAACAGACAGGACGGCAATCCCGCTGAGGATTTCCTCCCAGGCTCCGATGCTGTGGGCTTTGGCTGCCACGGGACGTCTGAACTGCGTGGTGAGCTTCCAGGCATCCACTCTGACCtcaatgatgttgttgataaGTGCCAGCA contains:
- the LOC118315411 gene encoding P2Y purinoceptor 3-like; protein product: MDVQPPEEAFCDLDTHRGFTVVQLSVMPSFFLAVLLLGLPLNLLSLWVFFHRLRRWTRSTVFLFNLTLADTSWLLALPLLVHYHLGRLHWRMGLPLCTAVRMLYHNYFYLSIFFVTCVSVDRYLAIVHPLRSLVLLGRRKTCLLCVAVWAAALALSIPVARMTLIQTCPESNRTVCTLYILLSDTRESLPYSLVCSLLGFLFPLLFICYCGLRSVRELRRRPVRPDPHNRQRRLRRVLSAALVLFALFYLPYHLSRNAAIVMRAVYPDDPASWRAPDLAFALEMCFCSIITCVNPLFSCFIGRQFRGEIQGTLTVVFSQCPGTQVASLMSKRTRMTVRRRHNMSTVTPVCALPAPGSQ